The segment AGCGGATCGAACGTGAATTTAATATTGATTTGATTACCACGGCGCCAAGCGTTATTTATGATGTTCATATGACAGACGGTGAAGTGCTGAAAATTGATAACCCGGCCATGATGCCGGATGCACAAAAGATTGAAAAAGTAAATGAACCTTATGTCAAAGCGACTGTAATGGTTCCGAACGACTATGTCGGAGCGGTTATGGAAATCTGCCAGAAGAAACGCGGCAACTTTATGACAATGGACTATATCGATGCGACGCGTGTCAGCATCATCTACGAATTGCCGCTGGCTGAAATTGTTTATGATTTCTTTGATCAGCTGAAATCCGGCACTAAAGGCTATGCTTCGTTCGATTATGAACTGATTGGCTATAAAGAATCCAGACTGGTTAAAATGGATATCCTATTGAATAGTGAACAAGTGGATGCGCTAAGCTTCATCGTCCATAGAGACTTTGCATATGAGCGCGGAAAAGCCATTGTTGATAAATTAAGAAATTTAATCCCGCGCCAGCAATTTGAAGTGCCGATCCAAGCAGCGATCGGACAAAAAATCGTTGCGCGCCAAACCATCAGTGCTATGCGCAAAAACGTTCTTGCTAAATGTTACGGCGGAGACATCTCCCGTAAACGGAAACTTCTTGATAAACAAAAAGAAGGCAAGAAGCGCATGAAGCAAGTGGGCTCTGTAGAAGTTCCTCAGGAAGCATTCATGGCCATCCTGAAAATGGATGACCAATCAAAATAAACAAAAAAGAGGAGGCCGACTTTGCGCCTCCTTTTCTTATTAGAAAGAAGGAATAGCATGGTTAAAGGGTTGTATATCCATATCCCATTCTGCCATCAGATTTGTCATTATTGTGATTTCAATAAAGTATTCTTCAAAGACCAGCCGGTGGATGCCTATATCGATTCCCTCGGAAAAGAACTGGCGCTTTGGAAACAGGAAGGCGCGCTCGATCATCCGCTTGAAACCATTTTTCTTGGAGGCGGGACACCTACGTCTTTGACCCCAGAACAATTGCAGAAATTGCTCGCGTATATTCATCAATACGTGCCGATGGCAGAAAACCTGGAATGGACGTCTGAAGCAAATCCAGATGAATTGACAAAAGAAAAAATGCAGGTCTTGTTCAATGGCGGCGTCAACCGCCTTTCGATGGGCGTCCAGTCATTTGATGCGGACCTTTTAAAACGCCTGGGCCGTACCCATAGCAATGGCGACGTCAAAAGAGCAGTTAAAGAAGCGCGGGAAGTCGGCTTTACGAACTTGAGCTTTGATTTGATGTATGGATTGCCTGGCCAGACAATGGCGCAATGGGAAGATACATTAACGCAGGCGTTTGAATTCGGTTTGCCGCATTTCTCTGCCTATTCGTTGATCATCGAGCCGAAAACTGTTTTTTACAACTTGATGACGAAAGGGAAGCTCAATACAGTAACCGAGGATCTGGAAGCGGATATGTACGAAAAGTTAATGCATGAAATGGAAGCCAGAGGGCTGCAGCAATATGAAATTTCCAATTTCGGGTTGCCCGGTTTCGAGTCGCGCCATAATTTATTGTACTGGGACAATGCTGAATATATCGGAGTCGGAGCAGGAGCCCACGGCTATGTAAATGGCGTGCGCTATTCAAATGCGGGGCCGTTGAAAAAATACATGGCACCGCTTGACGAAGGAATCCGTCCGATTTTAAATACACACGAAGTGCCGGTCAACGAAAAAATGGAAGAAGAAATGTTTCTTGGCTTGCGCAAAACAGCGGGTGTTTCCATCAGCGGCTTTGAAGAGAAATTCCAGCAATCTCTGGAACAAGTATATGGAGCGATATTGGCTAAAGAAGTGGCCAATGAAAATCTGGCTATTGAAGGCGACAGAGTAAAGCTGACCAAGAAAGGGCGCTTTGTCGGCAATGAAGTGTTCGAACAATTTCTTCTGGGCTAAACGAAAGGGAAAGCAGCATGCCTTTTCGGTAGGTAAATAAGTCTACACAAAAAAAGGCGCATCCGTTGACAAGGGAAATGGAATTTGTTAATTTTAATATAGTATTAGCACTCGCACACATAGAGTGCTAACAGAGGTGATGATCATGTTAACAGAACGGCAGTTACTCATTTTAAAAGTGACAGTAGATGATTACATTCAATCAGCTCAGCCGGTCGGATCGAACCAACTATCAAAAAAATCCGAACTTCCATTTAGTCCGGCAACGATTCGCAATGAAATGGCTGACCTCGAAGGGTTGGGTTTTTTAGAAAAAACCCACACTTCATCCGGACGCATCCCTTCTGAAAAAGGGTATCGCTATTATGTTGACCATATGCTGACGCCGCGCCCGCTTCCGAAACAAGACATCCAGCAGCTTCAGTCTATTTTTGAAGATAAAATTGCGGAGACCGAAGAAATCATCAAACGGTCGGCGATGATTTTGTCAGAACTGACGAATTATACGTCCATCCTGCTAGGACCGGATGTCCGGAAGCATACCGTAAAAAAACTGTCGATTGTCCCGTTGACCATGGATACCGCAGTGGCTATCATCGTCACTGACAATGGGCATGTGGAAAATCGGGTCTTCACGATACCTGAGGGGCTTGATCCTGCAGATATCGAAAAGATGGTCAATATTTTGAATGACCGTCTTGTAGGTGTGTCGCTGAACGAGCTGCATCTGCGCTTGGAACAAGAAACGTTGACTGTTTTCAAACAGCATGTCAATCGTTATGGTGAATTGTTTTCCACTTTCCGGAAAGCGGTCATTTCCCCTCATGAGGATAATGTCTATTACGGCGGCAAGCTGAACATCCTGAGACAGCCTGATTTCCATGATCTTCACAAAATCAGGGATCTGATGAATGTCATGGAAGAATCCAAGCACATTCCGATGATTTTGCCTGTCGGCAGCCAAGGGCTTCATATACGGATTGGCTCAGAAAACGCTTTGTCTGCAATGGAAGACTGCAGCGTAATCACCGTTTCGTACGATATCGGAGAAGAACAGACGGGTTCAATCGCTATAGTAGGCCCAAAACGCATGGATTATAAACGTGTCGTTACTTTATTGGATACACTAAGCGGCGAATTATCGAAACAATTGACCCGAATGATCCAGGGTAAGTGAAATAAAGGAGGAACAGATTTGTCTAAAGAAAAAGAACCTCAACAAACTGAAGATGTTGTAAGCGAAGTGGAAGTAGACGAGGAATTCCAGGCGCAAACAGATTCTGAAACAGAAACTGCCAGAAGGCAAGCGTCCGAAGAAGCGGCAGAAGCACAAGTTGATGAAACGGCTGCGCTCCGGGAGCAATTAGAAGCGGAACAAAACAAGTATCTTCGTCTTATGGCGGATTATGATAATTTCAAGCGCCGCGCTCAAAAAGACAAACAAGATGCAGAAAAATTCCGTGCCCAGTCGCTGTTGACGGATTTATTGCCTGTCATGGATAACTTTGACCGCGCATTGGCTGTTGAAGCGAAAAGTGAAGAAGCCGCTTCTATTTTGAAAGGGCTGGAAATGGTCCGGAATAACTTGCTGGAAGCTGTTAAACGTGAAGGCCTCGAAGAAGTTAAGGCGCTTGGAGAACCTTTCGACCCGAACTTCCATCAGGCAGTTATGCAGGAAAAAGACGAAAACGCCGAGTCGGGTTCCGTGTTAATGGAACTTCAAAAAGGGTATACCCTAAAAGGCAGAGTGCTTCGTCCGTCAATGGTAAAAGTTAACGAATAATTGAGTAATGGAGGAATTTAAATGAGCAAAATTATTGGTATTGACTTAGGAACAACAAACTCAGCTGTCGCAATTCTAGAAGGCGGCGAACCAAAAATCATTCCAAATCCAGAAGGCAACCGTACAACTCCTTCTGTCGTTGCATTTAAAAACGGCGAACGCCAAGTCGGCGAAGTTGCAAAACGCCAATCCATCACAAACCCGAATACAATTCAATCGGTTAAACGCCTTATGGGAACACAGGAAACCGTTTCAGCTGAAGGCAAAGACTATACGCCTCAGGAAGTTTCTGCGATGATCCTTCAATATCTTAAAGGCTATGCTGAAGAATACTTAGGTGAAAAAGTAACGAAAGCGGTTATCACAGTTCCTGCATACTTTAACGATGCACAACGCCAAGCGACAAAAGACGCTGGACGCATCGCGGGACTTGAAGTGGAACGCATCATTAACGAGCCGACTGCAGCTGCACTTGCATACGGCCTGGATAAAACAGAAACTGACGAAACTATCCTTGTTTATGACCTTGGCGGCGGTACGTTCGACGTTTCCATCCTTGAACTTGGTGATGGAGTATTTGAAGTAAAATCAACTGCCGGCGACAACCGTCTAGGCGGAGATGACTTTGATAAGCTTGTCATCGATTACTTGGTGCAGGAATTCAAAAAAGACAACGGCATTGACTTGTCGAAAGACAAAATGGCAACTCAGCGCTTGAAAGATGCTGCTGAAAAAGCGAAAAAAGACCTTTCAGGCGTTGCTTCTACACAAATTTCGCTGCCATTCATCACTGCAGGAGAAGCTGGACCGCTTCACTTGGAAGTGACATTGACTCGTGCGAAATTTGATGAATTGACTCACTCTCTTGTTGAGCGTACATTGGGCCCAACTCGTCAGGCGATCAAAGATGCAGGCATTTCGCCATCTGAACTTGACCGTGTAATTTTAGTGGGTGGTTCAACTCGCATCCCGGCTGTACAAGATGCAGTTAAGAAAGAAACTGGCAAAGACCCGCATAAAGGCGTTAACCCGGATGAAGTCGTAGCAATGGGAGCAGCAGTACAAGGCGCTGTCTTGACTGGTGACGTGAAAGACGTTGTTCTTCTTGACGTAACTCCACTATCTCTTGGTATTGAAACAATGGGCGGCGTGTTCACGAAATTGATCGAACGCAATACGACAATCCCGACTTCAAAATCACAAACGTTCTCAACTGCGGCTGACAACCAGCCAGCTGTAGACATCCATGTACTTCAAGGAGAGCGTCCGATGGCAGCAGCCAACAAAACGCTTGGACGTTTCCAATTGTCGGATATTCCACCGGCACCACGCGGCATTCCGCAAATCGAAGTGACATTCGATATTGATAAAAACGGTATTGTCAGCGTTAAAGCGAAAGACCTTGGAACACAAAAAGAACAGACAATCACAATTCAATCCAACACATCATTGTCTGAAGATGAAATCGAACGCATGATCAAAGAAGCGGAAGAAAATGCAGAAGCGGATGCGAAAGTGAAAGAAGAAGTTGAACTTCGCAACGAAGCGGACCAAGCTGTCTTTCAAACAGATAAAACGATCAAAGACCTTGGCGAAGTTGTAACAGACGAAGAAAAACGCCAAGCGGAAGAAGCACGTGATGAATTGAAGGCTGCTCTAGAAAGCGACAGCATTGATGCAATCCGTGAGAAAAAAGATAAATTGAACGAAATTCTTCAAGGATTGGCAATGAAAGCCTATGAGCAAGCTGCGGCAGCCCAACAGGGAGCTGAAGGCGGAGCGCCAGGAAGCGATGATATTGTAGACGCTGAATACGAAGAAGTAAAAGACGATAAATAAGCAAGACCGGGAAAAGTCAAAGCAAAGCAACATGCTTTGGCTTTTTCCCGCGTATAAATGATTTTTATTTGGATGGTTTAAACGGCTTTATAATAGCGGATTTTTGTCTAGACTCCAGCGCCCAGATCCTAGGGTCATAAGCTACGCTGGCTGTGTGGCTGAAAACATGCCACTTCGCCAAAGTGTCATATGCCCGTCGAATCTATATGGGCGCTTCCGCTTTTCTTAGAGTCTTTGCAAGCCTATTCTAAACCGTGTACAATTACAGTTGACTGTAAGAGGGAGAGTGACTTATGAACAAGCGAGATTATTATGAAGTGCTGGGTGTTTCCAAGACCGCTTCTAAAGAAGAAATTAAGAAAGCATACCGGACATTGTCAAAACAATTCCATCCGGATATTAATAAAGCTGCAGATGCTTCAGAGAAATTCCAAGAAGTAAAAGAAGCATACGAAGTGTTGAGCGACGACCAAAAAAGAGCACAATATGATCAATTCGGCCATCAAGATCCGAACCAAGGATTTGGCGGTTTTGGCGCAGGCGGCGCTGATGGTTTCGGATTCGAAGATATTTTCAGCACGTTTTTTGGTGGCGGCACAAGACGGCGTGATCCGAATGCGCCAAGAAAAGGCGACGATCTCCAATATTCCATGACCATTGATTTTTTGGATGCAGTTTTCGGAAAAGAAGCAGAAGTGGAAATTCCGAAAGATGAAACGTGCGGAACTTGCCATGGCTCAGGTGCAAAACCGGGAACCAAACCGAAAAAATGTTCGCATTGTGAAGGCTCCGGCCAGTTGAATGTTACCCAAGATACGCCATTCGGGCGTATGGTTAACCGCCGTGCCTGCCATTATTGCCAAGGTACGGGACAGATCATCGAAGAGAAATGTGCAACTTGCCGCGGTGAAGGAACAGTGCGCAAGATCAAAAAAATCAAAGTCACTATTCCGGCAGGAGTGGATGATGGCCAGCAATTGCGTGTCAGCGGACAAGGCGGTCCAGGAGTCAACGGCGGACCGGCGGGAGATTTATATGTAGTATTCCGCATAAAACCGCATAAAACATTTGAACGTGAAGGCGACGATATTTATCTGGACTTGCCGATCACTTTTGCTCAGGCAGCACTTGGGGACGAAATCGAAGTTCCTACTGTATCGGGTAAAGTAAAGTTGAAGATACCAGCCGGAACTCAGAGTGGAGCCCGTTTCCGATTGAAAGGAAAAGGTGTCAAAAATGTCCACGGCTATGGCGTGGGCGAT is part of the Planococcus shenhongbingii genome and harbors:
- the hrcA gene encoding heat-inducible transcriptional repressor HrcA, producing the protein MLTERQLLILKVTVDDYIQSAQPVGSNQLSKKSELPFSPATIRNEMADLEGLGFLEKTHTSSGRIPSEKGYRYYVDHMLTPRPLPKQDIQQLQSIFEDKIAETEEIIKRSAMILSELTNYTSILLGPDVRKHTVKKLSIVPLTMDTAVAIIVTDNGHVENRVFTIPEGLDPADIEKMVNILNDRLVGVSLNELHLRLEQETLTVFKQHVNRYGELFSTFRKAVISPHEDNVYYGGKLNILRQPDFHDLHKIRDLMNVMEESKHIPMILPVGSQGLHIRIGSENALSAMEDCSVITVSYDIGEEQTGSIAIVGPKRMDYKRVVTLLDTLSGELSKQLTRMIQGK
- the dnaJ gene encoding molecular chaperone DnaJ, with the translated sequence MNKRDYYEVLGVSKTASKEEIKKAYRTLSKQFHPDINKAADASEKFQEVKEAYEVLSDDQKRAQYDQFGHQDPNQGFGGFGAGGADGFGFEDIFSTFFGGGTRRRDPNAPRKGDDLQYSMTIDFLDAVFGKEAEVEIPKDETCGTCHGSGAKPGTKPKKCSHCEGSGQLNVTQDTPFGRMVNRRACHYCQGTGQIIEEKCATCRGEGTVRKIKKIKVTIPAGVDDGQQLRVSGQGGPGVNGGPAGDLYVVFRIKPHKTFEREGDDIYLDLPITFAQAALGDEIEVPTVSGKVKLKIPAGTQSGARFRLKGKGVKNVHGYGVGDQHIIVRVKTPTKLNEKQKQLLREFAEISGDIPEEQGSSLFDKIKRTIKGE
- the grpE gene encoding nucleotide exchange factor GrpE, with amino-acid sequence MSKEKEPQQTEDVVSEVEVDEEFQAQTDSETETARRQASEEAAEAQVDETAALREQLEAEQNKYLRLMADYDNFKRRAQKDKQDAEKFRAQSLLTDLLPVMDNFDRALAVEAKSEEAASILKGLEMVRNNLLEAVKREGLEEVKALGEPFDPNFHQAVMQEKDENAESGSVLMELQKGYTLKGRVLRPSMVKVNE
- the hemW gene encoding radical SAM family heme chaperone HemW, translated to MVKGLYIHIPFCHQICHYCDFNKVFFKDQPVDAYIDSLGKELALWKQEGALDHPLETIFLGGGTPTSLTPEQLQKLLAYIHQYVPMAENLEWTSEANPDELTKEKMQVLFNGGVNRLSMGVQSFDADLLKRLGRTHSNGDVKRAVKEAREVGFTNLSFDLMYGLPGQTMAQWEDTLTQAFEFGLPHFSAYSLIIEPKTVFYNLMTKGKLNTVTEDLEADMYEKLMHEMEARGLQQYEISNFGLPGFESRHNLLYWDNAEYIGVGAGAHGYVNGVRYSNAGPLKKYMAPLDEGIRPILNTHEVPVNEKMEEEMFLGLRKTAGVSISGFEEKFQQSLEQVYGAILAKEVANENLAIEGDRVKLTKKGRFVGNEVFEQFLLG
- the dnaK gene encoding molecular chaperone DnaK, which encodes MSKIIGIDLGTTNSAVAILEGGEPKIIPNPEGNRTTPSVVAFKNGERQVGEVAKRQSITNPNTIQSVKRLMGTQETVSAEGKDYTPQEVSAMILQYLKGYAEEYLGEKVTKAVITVPAYFNDAQRQATKDAGRIAGLEVERIINEPTAAALAYGLDKTETDETILVYDLGGGTFDVSILELGDGVFEVKSTAGDNRLGGDDFDKLVIDYLVQEFKKDNGIDLSKDKMATQRLKDAAEKAKKDLSGVASTQISLPFITAGEAGPLHLEVTLTRAKFDELTHSLVERTLGPTRQAIKDAGISPSELDRVILVGGSTRIPAVQDAVKKETGKDPHKGVNPDEVVAMGAAVQGAVLTGDVKDVVLLDVTPLSLGIETMGGVFTKLIERNTTIPTSKSQTFSTAADNQPAVDIHVLQGERPMAAANKTLGRFQLSDIPPAPRGIPQIEVTFDIDKNGIVSVKAKDLGTQKEQTITIQSNTSLSEDEIERMIKEAEENAEADAKVKEEVELRNEADQAVFQTDKTIKDLGEVVTDEEKRQAEEARDELKAALESDSIDAIREKKDKLNEILQGLAMKAYEQAAAAQQGAEGGAPGSDDIVDAEYEEVKDDK